The genomic interval TCGGAATATTCTCCATCCCATTTCGGGATTACAAATCCAATTCGTCCTATTCAATTCACCCGGAATTTGTACACGTACAAATAATCGTTCGGTCAACAGGCCTTCGTAACAACCAGCTGGTTAATTACGTTCCTGACTGTAACAACCGGCAGACCGGAACCACCGGTGAACCAATACCTACCGCCAAATCAACAGTTTACTCCACCGCAAGGAGGATCGATCTTCGCCGAATCGAACGAACCTGCGGGACCCGTAGGAGGAATTCAGTATCTTCCCCCGAACATGAACGACTATCCCGGTTCCCGCGGAGGTCAAGGGTACGACGAGGGCGCGGCCAACGTGAGTTGTGTTACGAataaacaagaaacaaaaaataaataggagtcgagaaaaatcgaagggaactgaattttcgaattttacgtTCGCAGGAACCGTCGAGGTACGAGTTCGAGTACTCGGTGAACGACGTGGAGTCGGGTAACGATTTTGGGCACAAGGAGAGCCGCGAGAATAACGTAGCTCGCGGTG from Athalia rosae chromosome 6, iyAthRosa1.1, whole genome shotgun sequence carries:
- the LOC105682976 gene encoding pro-resilin-like, whose product is MRAAFVTTSWLITFLTVTTGRPEPPVNQYLPPNQQFTPPQGGSIFAESNEPAGPVGGIQYLPPNMNDYPGSRGGQGYDEGAANEPSRYEFEYSVNDVESGNDFGHKESRENNVARGVYYVLLPDGRRQTVEYVADENGFRPKMTYTDEGNGRGGSGNINGNRNEGGYNY